The following are from one region of the Polyangiaceae bacterium genome:
- a CDS encoding tRNA (cytidine(34)-2'-O)-methyltransferase yields MDTPERLRARPQQAPFHVVLVEPEIPPNTGNIARLCGATCAPLHLVGKLGFRIDEHAVRRAGLDYWHLVEIHTHETLGDAEAFIRKNSPDRTPQTWLFSGKAQRSYLEVELKLGDILVFGKESVGLPESLLAERADEALGIPTLGAVRSLNLANSVSIALFEGLRQNGALSVQRDT; encoded by the coding sequence ATGGACACCCCCGAACGGCTGCGCGCGCGCCCCCAGCAGGCGCCCTTTCACGTGGTGTTGGTGGAGCCGGAGATCCCACCCAACACCGGCAACATCGCGCGCCTGTGTGGGGCGACGTGCGCGCCTCTGCACCTAGTGGGCAAGCTCGGCTTCCGCATCGACGAGCACGCCGTCCGTCGCGCAGGACTGGACTATTGGCATCTGGTGGAAATCCACACCCACGAGACGCTAGGCGACGCCGAGGCGTTTATCCGCAAAAACAGCCCAGATCGCACACCTCAGACGTGGCTCTTCAGCGGCAAGGCCCAGCGCAGCTACCTCGAGGTGGAGCTCAAGCTGGGAGACATCCTGGTGTTCGGTAAGGAGTCTGTGGGCCTCCCGGAGAGCCTGCTGGCGGAGCGAGCCGACGAGGCGCTGGGGATCCCGACCCTCGGCGCGGTGCGCTCACTGAACCTGGCGAACTCGGTCTCCATCGCGCTCTTCGAAGGCCTGCGCCAGAACGGGGCACTCAGCGTCCAACGCGACACTTAA